The window GGCTCCCGGCCCCAAGGCTGGAGGCCCTGCCCCTCGGTGAGCTTGGCACTGCCTGTCCCCAGGATTCTCATTGTCGACTGGGATGTCCACCACGGTCAGGGCATCCAGTATATCTTTGAGGACGACCCCAGGTGAGCTGGGGATGGGAGCCTCCCGGCGACCCCTGCGGCGGGGCCAAGGGGCTGAGGTCCTCACCTTTGACCTCTGACTTCTGCCCTGGCTGGCCATCCACAGCGTTCTTTACTTCTCCTGGCACCGCTATGAGCATGGCCGGTTCTGGCCCTACCTCCGGGAGTCAGATGCGGACGCCGTTGGGCAGGGGAAGGGCCGTGGCTTCACCGTCAACCTGCCCTGGAACCAGGTGCCCACCGCCCTGCCCGGCCCCCCTCCAGAGCCCCCTGGCCAGGCCCCAtcccctgccccgcagccccaggCCTCCCGGACCAAGTCCAGCACatcctctggggccccagggccacGCCTGGGGGTGAAGACCTCACAGCCCTCCCAACGGGCCCCACACTGATGCCCTGTGGCCACAGGTCGGGATGGGAAATGCTGACTACCTGGCCGCCTTCCTGCACGTGCTGCTCCCCGTGGCCTTTGAGGTAACTGCGTGGGGCAGGTGTGGCCTTGGGGGGGCTGTGGGAAGGGGACTCCGTGCTtgggctccccctcccccttcacccctgctccaggctctctctgcccccccgcAGTTTGATCCTGAGCTGGTCCTCGTCTCTGCGGGATTTGACTCCGCAATTGGTGACCCTGAGGTGAGGGCCTGGCCCAGCCGGGGAGGGtcccgggggccgggggctggggaaGGCCCCCTTCACACTGGGCTCTGGTTCCAGGGGCAGATGCAGGCCACGCCAGAGTGCTTCGGCCACCTCACGCAGCTGCTGCAGGTGCTGGCTGGAGGCCGGGTCTGTGCCGTGCTGGAGGTGACCGTGGCGGCTGGGTGGGCTCCGCGGCCAGGGGCTGGGCCGCAGGCCGGGGCTGCCGTCCTGCCGGGGATGGGGGCGCCCCGCCCCAGCGCAGGCCCTGCCCCATTCCACCTAGTCCTCTCCTTCTCCAGGGTGGCTACCACCTGGAGTCCCTGTCCCAGTCTGTGTGCATGGTGGTGAGGGCGCTGCTGGGTGACCCTGTCCCGCCCCTGTCGGGGCCCATGGAGCCTCATCGCAGGTAcggggtgggaggctgggggggcTGGGTGTTCCAGGCTGGGCCTTgctgctcctgcttctccctccagtgCCCTGGAGTCCATCCAGAGCGTCCGGGCAGCCCAGGCCCCTCACTGGACCAGCCTCCAGCAGCAAGGTCAGTGTGGCCCATGCTGGGTGGCAGGGTTACTGCCCCGGCTCCCACACCCTGGCTTTGACTCTGGACTATGCCCTAGGGTCAGCCCCCACACCGAGGCCCGGCACCTGCTCCGCAGATGGGAGGACCTCACTTGTGTTGCCCGGGGGACCCACGTTCAAGGCAGCGGAGGCCCAGGCCTCAGCTGTGCTGAGTTCCCTCCTGGGCCAGCTGCAcctccaccccacaccccctGTCCGCACGGCTGTTGCCCTGACCGTGCCAGatgctgccctgggcctgccccCTGCTGTCCTCCATCAGGAGGGGTCAGCCCCCCAGGAGGAGACACGGGCCTGGGCCAGGTGGGCAGAGCGGGCCTGACGGGAGGGATAGGGCCATGTGTCATTCCCTGTCCACATGTCCCCATTTACCACCACAGGCTCCATGAGGCCCTGGCCCAGGACACAGCTTTCACTGCCCTTGGAAAGGTCCTGCACCTGTTGAAGGGGATCCTGGATGGgcaggtggggcacctgggatgGCCGAGggtggccctggggctggggacagggcctGGGAGGGCTGGGTGGTGCAGAACCACCTGGACGTGACTTGCCTTGCGTCTGGACCCTTTCTAGAACAGCTCTTAGGGACAGGCTCGGGACTTCAGGCCCACTCAGCAAGGCACTCTGACAGTGGGGCGAAGGGGATGATTTAAAGTGTGGTTTTAAGTGTCTTATTTCCAGAAGCAGAGCAGTTTGACTTCAGGTTGTACAGATGGCCGCTCTGTAGACAGAGACCAAGAGAAGGGGTGGACGTGACCCTACCTGATGGGCGTTGCCCTGCCCTGCGTTATTTACCCCCACAGGTGAGCAGTGGTGTCGCAACGACCCCTGCTGCAGCCGCCATGCTGGATGTGGCCCTTCGGTGTAGCTTGTCGCACAGAGCCCAGaggtgagcctcacctggccagCCGGAGCCTGCAGAGCCTGGCCCATGGGcaccccctgccctggctggccacaccactcccacctcccgccGCACCGGGTGGGCTTTGGTGAGCGCAGCCTGTCCCAGGCCACCTTTTCCCTCTAGGGTGCTTTGTGTGGCTGTGGGACAGCTGGACCGGCCCCCAGACCTTGCCAATGATGGGTATGACGCCTGGGTCCCATGTGCACCCAGTCCTATGTGTGGTGGGCACCCCGGGGCCCATGCGTGAGGGGCAGGCGAGCTCCCGGGAGGGTCTCCAGCAGTGCTGCCCCcagctgtcccccacccccctggtGCTGTCTGGGCTCACACCCAGGCACCTGGGTCTTCTCTGGAAGGAGGACTCTGTGGCTGGATATCAGAGGCAAAGAAGCCGCTGCCCTGTCCCCGTTCCACGTCTCCATGCCGCTGCCAGGGGTGAGCTGTGGTGTCAGGGCAGGGCTGCTCGCTGGCATCCTTGTGGGGACCAGCCCCTGGTGTTCACCTGTTCTTCCTGATGGGACCGTCGGTGTGGCTGCCCACCAGAGATCAGGAGGTGGGGGACCCCGGGCTGAAGGGCTGGAGCTACGCTGCTGTCCTCCCTGCAGACAACGGGAGCATTCCTGAGCTGTGTCCTGGCCCTCGTGCTGCCCCTGGCCTATGGCTTCCGGCCTGACCTGGTGCTGATGGTGCTGggaccagcccagggcctgcaggAACCCCACGCTGCGCTCCTGGCTGCACTCCTGCGGGGTCCAGCGGGGGGCCGAGTCCTGGTCCTGGTGGAGCAGGTGAGTTGGGCAGGGTGGACGtcctgtgggtggggaggtggggagagaccAGGGACTCGCTGCTCCCACCTCTTTTCCTGGCCCAGGAACCCACATCCCAGCTTGCAGGCATCCTGGCCCGGGTGTTGCATGGAGACGCACCCCCCAGCCTGGGTCCCTTCTCCACCGCCCCCCCAGAGGACACGCAGGCCCTGCTGTACTTGAGAGGGCAGCTGGAAGCACAGTGGAAGATGCTGCAGGTGGCCGGTGAGGATGCCGAATGCTGGGAATCTAGGCGGTAGTCCTGCCTTAGAGCTCTGCGGGGAGGGGCTCACGGCCTGGGGGTGACCTGCTCATAGCGCTGACCAGCTGCCTGTACCCGTGTTCCCAGCTCCTTCTTGAGTGCTGTGACCCAGTACCTTGAAATCGGCCACAGTGCAAGTATTCGTACCCCAGGGACGCCAATACAAGCTCGTCCCCCAAGAGCCGGTTATTCGACATTCACCAGCACACCACTGCCTGAGACCCCTGTCCAGAGGGGCCAGACTGCGGAGCTGTCCACGGCCGTGACCTGGAGCCCACCTCCAGTGGCCACCTCTGCCCGGATGGCCCGTCCTCACTTGCTACACTGTTaaccttgaaaataaaagttattttaccagcaaaaatgggtttatttagGAGTAGCAGAGGATTGCAGTTTGGGACAAGCAGACTATGGCAAGAGCACAGGCAAGTCCAGCAAGCAAAGGAGGAGGAACATTATTttctgggaaagaaggaagaagttgGGAAGAGTTGTTGTGAATGAACATCCATTGGAGAAAAGCCAGAGTCAGGGACGGTGAGGATTCCCCGGTTCTGCTCCTGGGTCTCTAACTGCCAGGGGTTCCTGTAATTGGAGCGGGTGGTTCAGCTcaccccccagcctccccttcGGGCCTCCCAAGCCCACTTCATGcatttccctttattaattttcacattacccccccccttttttttaaagattttatttatttattcatagagacagagagagagaggcagagacacaggcagagggagaagcaggcatcatacagagagcctgatgtgggactcgatccagggtctccaggatcacaccctgggctgcaggcggcgctaaaccgctgtgccaccggggctgccccatttcccCCCTTTTGATCAAGATCTTTCTTTGAAAGCATCGCTGATGGAGAGTCAGGTTTTCCGTATTTATAGTTTGGCCTGTGGACGCAGGAAGGACTTTCCTGGTTGTCCTGTCCTCCATCAGAGGGAGCGCGCGTGCCCGCTGGAGACCACTTGAGGCCACATCTGAGTCAGAAGGAAGGTCAGGAGGGAGAACTTCCAGGCACTTCTCACTGAAAGCCTACACATTCTCAAGGTTACAAGTATTGGAGATGTTTCTCTATTGGGCACATCATTCTTTACAAAAGTTTGACAGGTAACAaagtataaaacttaaaatagctACACAAAACAGAAGTAACACAACAATCCCAAATTGTatgatggagacacacagagaggcagagacacctgcagagggagaatcaggctccctgcagggaccctgatgggggactctatcccaggaccccggggtcacaccctgaggtgaaggcagacgctccactgttgagtcccccaggtgtccctgtacgACGGTTCTAAACCAGATGGTAGGTCGGCGGTGTTGCCTCCTGGAGGTATTTTATTGGCACTTATTCCAATTTAGGGTAGAAAAGTTCCCCCTAGGGAGGCAAAGCCAGACTCCTATGTGCCTCCTGGAAGTTCCTGCGGGGAGACGGGATGTTGCAAGAACACACGAAAACAATTAGCCAAGGGCATTTGGGAAAAACCAAGCAGTAGCTGAACACAAACAGCAAAACCTGAGACGCACTGAGACAGTACTGttctctttaaacaaacaaacaagcaaacaaacaaaaaaacactttgaaaacaaagcttaggggcagcccgggtggcgcagcggtttagtgccaccttcagcccagagtgtgagcctggagacccaggattgggtcccatgtcgggctccctgcatggagcctgcttctccctctgcctgtgtctctgcctctctctctctctttctttctctgtctctcgtgaataaataaaatcttaaaaaagtaaataaaggggaatccctgggtggctcagtggtttggcgcctgcctttggcccagggtgtgatcctggagtcccgggatcgagtcccacatcgggttcccggcgcggagcctgcttctccctctgtctctgcctcctctctctctctgtctatcatgaatgaataaataaataaaatctttaaaaaaaaaaaagtaaataaaaaaatcttaaaaaaaaaaagaaaacaaagcttatCCGATAATACAGCCTAACAGGCAGTGAATTCAGAGGCTGAATTTGGGTCAGAATCTAGTGTCAGACACAAGTCAGATGAAAGCGGGATTTTTGTGAATCCTGAACCTTCTAACCCATCAGGAAAGTGGGACATGGGTttgtcctgggatcatgatgagGCGCCCCCTCTGCAAGGGCTTGGGAGGAGCGCACAGGGCACCCCGTGCTCACCAGCCACTGGGCAGGCCCAGCCGGGCTCCGGTGCTTTCTCCCCACGGGTCCCGCGGACCCAAGTCTCTCACCTGGATGTTGGCGGCATGGGGGCGGGTCAGCACATCCCGAAAGGGTTCTGGAGGGGTCTTTTTCCCGGAAAGGAAATCTCCAGGTTGCAAGATGTGATGCATAAGGTCATCATCTCCATCTCCCAGGAGCTCACGGGGAGATTGCtactttgaaaagttaaaaaaaaaaaacacattcatttattcatttgaggggaGAGTGTGtgcagcaggggcagagggagagactcctcaagcagactccccacttagcgcTGAGCACCCCCTGGGGCTCGACCTTACTGCTGAGGAAATCACACTGAGCGGAAATGAAGACtcgatgctcaaccgctgaaccacctgggtgccccggatggttacttttattttttctttaaatatcttatttatttatgagagaccgagggagagagaggcagagacaccggcagagggagacgcaggctccatgcagggagcccgacgtgggactcgatcccaggtctctgggatcatgccctgggctgaaggcagtgctcaaccgttgagccctCCAGGCTCCCCGGATGGTTACTTGTGATAGAAGCAGTCAGACCTGAGCATCTTGAGTGGATCTGCTGCCACTAACTGTGGGTCAGAGGGGCAGGGCCCAAGCGCGGTGGCTGTCCTGGGTCTCAAAGGCTGGATCTCAAAGGCCGATCCAGAAGGACCAGCAGCAGGCTCGTGGCCCAGGTACTTGGGAGGCTGACGGATTTTACCAGTCAAGACTCCCCAGTGCTGGTCGTGCGTGAGACTAACGCGGGGCACAGAGAACGGCATGTGCACCAGGAGCAAGACTTGCTGGAGCACCGCGGCAGGGACAGTCCTCTGAGCCCCATGAAGCTCTAGACGGCTTCCCCACGGAAGCAGCCCTGGACTGTCTAGGACAGAGCTTCAGTCCCATGAGGAAACCCCAAACCATGGCTAAGAGACGCTGACATCCATGCATTATGGAAGCTGCACGAAATCCACTCATGTGGACGGGTTTCCCCGTTTATGCTCTGGGCAGCTGGGACAAGAGGCGGCACTTCCCGTGGGCTACTTTCCCCACCAAAACTGGTTCTGAACACCCGGTCCTTTTAACTGAAGGAGAGAGACCTGGGTCAATCCATTAAAAAACAGCGTTAGGGGTGCGTGGGAAGCTCAGTCAGTGAGTCGTTAAATTCTTCCAACAGGATCCctgccctgggtggcgcagtggtttggcgcctgcctttggcccagggcgcgatcctggagacccgggatcgagtcccacatcgggctcccggtgcatggagcctgcttctccctctgcctgtgtctctgcctctctctctctcactgtgtgcctatcataaataaatttaaaaaaaattaaaaaaaaaaaaaaacaggatccctggggggctcacagtttagtgcctgccttcggctcagggcctgatcctggagacccgggatcgagtctcatgtcaggctccctgcatggagcctgcttctccctctgcctgtgtctctgcctctctcattaataaataaataaaatcataaaaaaaaattcttcagcaAACCTATGGGGGGTTTTCACTCATTTTAGGAGACTCTAACTATGCCTTGCAATTAAATTCAGCCTTAGTCCAGGGAATGTAAGAAATGTGGTGTTTAGCTGGATCCTCAGAAGATGTTAACTTTAAAGGAGCAGGTTTTGATGAGTCTAGGAAAGGAAGGAGTCAGGAGACGGGGTttaggggaaaagagaaagtcaTGAGAATCTGAATGCGAATGAAGTGGTAGAGGAGCTGGGGTGGTGCCGAGGGAAGCTGAGTACGGGCGGGGAGGTGGGGCCTTGTGTCCCCAAAGACAGGGGCATGGAAACAGTCCTCGGAagactttctgtctctgtttgcCTCAGTTAGCCTAGACATTGTATTTTGAGGagaggtaattttattttaatgtatttttttaacatttatttagagACCGCACGCGCATGCACGGGGTAGGGGTGCAGGGAGAGAATcccacactccccactgagccgggagccccacgtggggcttgatcccatgaccctgagatcagccctgagctgaaaccaagtgagCGGCTAAACCCACAgccccacccaggcgccctgcagaAATGTAGTTTTGGATTCCTGACAACGTTTTGAAGCTTCAACATTCCAATCAAAGTAGGCATCCCAGTTAGGgtgcttttttggtttttaatctatttttaaagtattcttttcaaaataaatgaagtactCTTTTACTTATTACTCTTATTACTCTGCTGGCACCAGTCCTTCTACACCTGCCCGCCCTCACCTGCCCGTCTGCACCCGCCCATCCCGCAGCAGTCCCTCTCCACCTGCCCGCCTGCACCTGTCGGCTGGCAGCAGTCCTTCTCCACCCGACCATCCTGTACCTGCCTGCCTGCACCTGCCCGCCCGCACCCGTGCATCCGCACCTGCCTGTCCTGCACCTGCCCATCCTGCACCTGTCCGCCCACACCTGCCCATCCGGCACCTCTCTGCTGGCAGCAGTCCTCTCTACCGGCCCGTCCCGCACCTGCCCTTCCGCACTTGCCCATCGTGCACCTGCCCACCCGCACCTGC is drawn from Canis lupus baileyi chromosome 11, mCanLup2.hap1, whole genome shotgun sequence and contains these coding sequences:
- the HDAC10 gene encoding polyamine deacetylase HDAC10 isoform X5, yielding MRTALVYHEDMTAARLLWEDPECEIERPERLTAALRRLQQGGLEQRCLQLAPREASEAELGLVHSPEYVSLLRGTQALDTQELRALSGQYDAVYFHPSTFHCARLAVGAALQLVDAVLMGAVHNGLALVRPPGHHSQRAAANGFCVFNNVAIAARHAQQKHGLQRILIVDWDVHHGQGIQYIFEDDPSVLYFSWHRYEHGRFWPYLRESDADAVGQGKGRGFTVNLPWNQVGMGNADYLAAFLHVLLPVAFEFDPELVLVSAGFDSAIGDPEGQMQATPECFGHLTQLLQGGYHLESLSQSVCMVVRALLGDPVPPLSGPMEPHRRYGVGGWGGWVFQAGPCCSCFSLQCPGVHPERPGSPGPSLDQPPAARLHEALAQDTAFTALGKVLHLLKGILDGQVSSGVATTPAAAAMLDVALRCSLSHRAQRVLCVAVGQLDRPPDLANDGRTLWLDIRGKEAAALSPFHVSMPLPGTTGAFLSCVLALVLPLAYGFRPDLVLMVLGPAQGLQEPHAALLAALLRGPAGGRVLVLVEQEPTSQLAGILARVLHGDAPPSLGPFSTAPPEDTQALLYLRGQLEAQWKMLQVAAPS
- the HDAC10 gene encoding polyamine deacetylase HDAC10 isoform X1 encodes the protein MRTALVYHEDMTAARLLWEDPECEIERPERLTAALRRLQQGGLEQRCLQLAPREASEAELGLVHSPEYVSLLRGTQALDTQELRALSGQYDAVYFHPSTFHCARLAVGAALQLVDAVLMGAVHNGLALVRPPGHHSQRAAANGFCVFNNVAIAARHAQQKHGLQRILIVDWDVHHGQGIQYIFEDDPSVLYFSWHRYEHGRFWPYLRESDADAVGQGKGRGFTVNLPWNQVGMGNADYLAAFLHVLLPVAFEFDPELVLVSAGFDSAIGDPEGQMQATPECFGHLTQLLQVLAGGRVCAVLEGGYHLESLSQSVCMVVRALLGDPVPPLSGPMEPHRSALESIQSVRAAQAPHWTSLQQQGSAPTPRPGTCSADGRTSLVLPGGPTFKAAEAQASAVLSSLLGQLHLHPTPPVRTAVALTVPDAALGLPPAVLHQEGSAPQEETRAWARLHEALAQDTAFTALGKVLHLLKGILDGQVSSGVATTPAAAAMLDVALRCSLSHRAQRVLCVAVGQLDRPPDLANDGRTLWLDIRGKEAAALSPFHVSMPLPGTTGAFLSCVLALVLPLAYGFRPDLVLMVLGPAQGLQEPHAALLAALLRGPAGGRVLVLVEQEPTSQLAGILARVLHGDAPPSLGPFSTAPPEDTQALLYLRGQLEAQWKMLQVAAPS
- the HDAC10 gene encoding polyamine deacetylase HDAC10 isoform X3, yielding MRTALVYHEDMTAARLLWEDPECEIERPERLTAALRRLQQGGLEQRCLQLAPREASEAELGLVHSPEYVSLLRGTQALDTQELRALSGQYDAVYFHPSTFHCARLAVGAALQLVDAVLMGAVHNGLALVRPPGHHSQRAAANGFCVFNNVAIAARHAQQKHGLQRILIVDWDVHHGQGIQYIFEDDPSVLYFSWHRYEHGRFWPYLRESDADAVGQGKGRGFTVNLPWNQVGMGNADYLAAFLHVLLPVAFEFDPELVLVSAGFDSAIGDPEGQMQATPECFGHLTQLLQVLAGGRVCAVLEGGYHLESLSQSVCMVVRALLGDPVPPLSGPMEPHRSALESIQSVRAAQAPHWTSLQQQGSAPTPRPGTCSADGRTSLVLPGGPTFKAAEAQASAVLSSLLGQLHLHPTPPVRTAVALTVPDAALGLPPAVLHQEGSAPQEETRAWARLHEALAQDTAFTALGKVLHLLKGILDGQVSSGVATTPAAAAMLDVALRCSLSHRAQRVLCVAVGQLDRPPDLANDGRTLWLDIRGKEAAALSPFHVSMPLPGTTGAFLSCVLALVLPLAYGFRPDLVLMVLGPAQGLQEPHAALLAALLRGPAGGRVLVLVEQRTRRPCCT
- the HDAC10 gene encoding polyamine deacetylase HDAC10 isoform X2, which encodes MRTALVYHEDMTAARLLWEDPECEIERPERLTAALRRLQQGGLEQRCLQLAPREASEAELGLVHSPEYVSLLRGTQALDTQELRALSGQYDAVYFHPSTFHCARLAVGAALQLVDAVLMGAVHNGLALVRPPGHHSQRAAANGFCVFNNVAIAARHAQQKHGLQRILIVDWDVHHGQGIQYIFEDDPSVLYFSWHRYEHGRFWPYLRESDADAVGQGKGRGFTVNLPWNQVGMGNADYLAAFLHVLLPVAFEFDPELVLVSAGFDSAIGDPEGQMQATPECFGHLTQLLQGGYHLESLSQSVCMVVRALLGDPVPPLSGPMEPHRSALESIQSVRAAQAPHWTSLQQQGSAPTPRPGTCSADGRTSLVLPGGPTFKAAEAQASAVLSSLLGQLHLHPTPPVRTAVALTVPDAALGLPPAVLHQEGSAPQEETRAWARLHEALAQDTAFTALGKVLHLLKGILDGQVSSGVATTPAAAAMLDVALRCSLSHRAQRVLCVAVGQLDRPPDLANDGRTLWLDIRGKEAAALSPFHVSMPLPGTTGAFLSCVLALVLPLAYGFRPDLVLMVLGPAQGLQEPHAALLAALLRGPAGGRVLVLVEQEPTSQLAGILARVLHGDAPPSLGPFSTAPPEDTQALLYLRGQLEAQWKMLQVAAPS
- the HDAC10 gene encoding polyamine deacetylase HDAC10 isoform X6; translated protein: MQSTSTRPPGHHSQRAAANGFCVFNNVAIAARHAQQKHGLQRILIVDWDVHHGQGIQYIFEDDPSVLYFSWHRYEHGRFWPYLRESDADAVGQGKGRGFTVNLPWNQVGMGNADYLAAFLHVLLPVAFEFDPELVLVSAGFDSAIGDPEGQMQATPECFGHLTQLLQVLAGGRVCAVLEGGYHLESLSQSVCMVVRALLGDPVPPLSGPMEPHRSALESIQSVRAAQAPHWTSLQQQGSAPTPRPGTCSADGRTSLVLPGGPTFKAAEAQASAVLSSLLGQLHLHPTPPVRTAVALTVPDAALGLPPAVLHQEGSAPQEETRAWARLHEALAQDTAFTALGKVLHLLKGILDGQVSSGVATTPAAAAMLDVALRCSLSHRAQRVLCVAVGQLDRPPDLANDGRTLWLDIRGKEAAALSPFHVSMPLPGTTGAFLSCVLALVLPLAYGFRPDLVLMVLGPAQGLQEPHAALLAALLRGPAGGRVLVLVEQEPTSQLAGILARVLHGDAPPSLGPFSTAPPEDTQALLYLRGQLEAQWKMLQVAAPS
- the HDAC10 gene encoding polyamine deacetylase HDAC10 isoform X4 yields the protein MRTALVYHEDMTAARLLWEDPECEIERPERLTAALRRLQQGGLEQRCLQLAPREASEAELGLVHSPEYVSLLRGTQALDTQELRALSGQYDAVYFHPSTFHCARLAVGAALQLVDAVLMGAVHNGLALVRPPGHHSQRAAANGFCVFNNVAIAARHAQQKHGLQRILIVDWDVHHGQGIQYIFEDDPSVLYFSWHRYEHGRFWPYLRESDADAVGQGKGRGFTVNLPWNQVGMGNADYLAAFLHVLLPVAFEFDPELVLVSAGFDSAIGDPEGQMQATPECFGHLTQLLQVLAGGRVCAVLEGGYHLESLSQSVCMVVRALLGDPVPPLSGPMEPHRRYGVGGWGGWVFQAGPCCSCFSLQCPGVHPERPGSPGPSLDQPPAARLHEALAQDTAFTALGKVLHLLKGILDGQVSSGVATTPAAAAMLDVALRCSLSHRAQRVLCVAVGQLDRPPDLANDGRTLWLDIRGKEAAALSPFHVSMPLPGTTGAFLSCVLALVLPLAYGFRPDLVLMVLGPAQGLQEPHAALLAALLRGPAGGRVLVLVEQEPTSQLAGILARVLHGDAPPSLGPFSTAPPEDTQALLYLRGQLEAQWKMLQVAAPS